A single window of Aminobacterium mobile DSM 12262 DNA harbors:
- a CDS encoding ABC transporter ATP-binding protein, with amino-acid sequence MKNMFRNITVGHTERLVRPICFTLLANIVNIVPFMLSIEAVRIIFRSFDGSSTGLDTARLWLICAVLVVYMVIMFMAEKPAYRYSFRSAYEVSAIGRANLAEHLRKLPLGYISSRDPGDLANMLMGDFALIETSVSHLLPQLMGALAMPLLAFISLLWIDWRMSVAMFIALPFTILLLAATEKFQHTLADRQMASKIDAGNRLQEYLLGIRIIKAYNLVGEKFSRLENSFRKFMKDSIRQEALLGPVVILSITLIRAGLTLMILTGVYLLIGGSLDLLTFVMFLVIGSRVYDPLTSALFKFAELRYSERAGERILNLMNEPEMKGTQEPNDNTDIEFDNVCFAYGDKEVLHNVSISMKQGTMTALVGPSGSGKSTVMKLCARFYDPTSGKVTFGGLDVSTLLPEKLMKKVSMVFQDVYLFQDTVGNNIRFGKSNATDEEVIEASKKACCHDFIMALPKGYDTMVGEGGCTLSGGEKQRVSIARAILKNAPVALLDEATASLDPENEVEVQKAIGELITGRTVIVIAHRLKTVKNADKIIVLNNGSAVEQGTHNELIERDDLYNKLWTIQQQSIDWKL; translated from the coding sequence ATGAAGAATATGTTTCGTAATATTACAGTTGGGCATACGGAAAGGCTTGTACGACCAATTTGTTTCACATTGCTTGCTAATATAGTGAATATTGTTCCCTTTATGTTGTCTATAGAGGCTGTAAGAATAATTTTCCGTTCTTTTGATGGTTCGTCAACGGGTCTCGATACGGCTCGTCTTTGGCTTATCTGTGCTGTGCTTGTTGTCTATATGGTTATTATGTTTATGGCTGAAAAGCCGGCCTATCGTTATAGTTTTCGTAGTGCGTATGAAGTGAGTGCAATAGGTAGAGCCAATCTTGCTGAGCATCTTCGCAAACTTCCTCTTGGATATATTTCAAGTAGAGATCCCGGTGATTTAGCTAATATGCTTATGGGAGACTTTGCACTTATAGAAACGAGTGTGTCTCACCTTTTGCCTCAGTTGATGGGCGCTTTAGCAATGCCACTGTTAGCCTTTATCTCGCTTCTGTGGATTGACTGGCGTATGTCGGTTGCCATGTTTATTGCCCTTCCCTTTACTATCTTGCTTTTGGCTGCAACAGAAAAGTTCCAACATACTTTGGCAGACAGGCAAATGGCTTCTAAAATAGATGCTGGAAACCGTTTGCAAGAATATCTGTTGGGAATCCGTATTATCAAAGCCTATAATCTTGTTGGAGAAAAGTTTAGCCGTCTAGAAAATTCCTTTAGAAAGTTTATGAAAGATAGTATTAGACAAGAAGCTTTGCTCGGGCCAGTTGTAATCCTTTCTATTACTTTAATACGAGCGGGATTGACGTTAATGATCTTAACAGGGGTGTATCTGCTCATAGGCGGTTCCTTAGATCTTCTGACTTTTGTAATGTTTCTTGTTATTGGTTCTCGTGTCTATGATCCACTTACATCTGCTTTGTTTAAATTTGCCGAATTGCGCTATTCAGAACGTGCAGGTGAGCGTATTTTGAATCTTATGAATGAACCTGAAATGAAGGGAACGCAAGAACCAAATGACAATACAGATATAGAGTTTGATAATGTTTGTTTTGCTTATGGAGACAAAGAAGTTTTGCATAATGTCTCTATTTCTATGAAACAGGGAACAATGACGGCACTCGTTGGTCCTTCAGGTAGTGGAAAAAGCACGGTGATGAAGCTTTGTGCTCGTTTTTACGACCCGACAAGTGGAAAGGTGACTTTTGGGGGGCTTGATGTCTCTACTCTTCTTCCTGAGAAACTCATGAAAAAAGTATCAATGGTGTTTCAGGATGTCTATTTATTTCAAGATACGGTAGGCAATAATATCCGTTTTGGTAAAAGTAATGCCACTGACGAAGAGGTTATTGAAGCGTCAAAAAAGGCATGTTGCCATGATTTCATTATGGCGTTACCGAAGGGGTACGATACTATGGTAGGTGAGGGTGGTTGCACTTTGTCAGGAGGAGAAAAGCAACGTGTATCTATTGCCCGTGCGATTCTCAAGAATGCTCCCGTGGCTTTGCTTGATGAGGCGACAGCATCTCTTGATCCAGAGAACGAAGTGGAAGTTCAAAAAGCTATAGGAGAATTAATTACTGGAAGAACGGTTATTGTTATTGCTCATCGCTTAAAAACTGTAAAAAATGCAGATAAAATTATAGTGCTAAACAACGGCAGCGCGGTTGAACAGGGAACCCATAATGAATTAATTGAAAGAGATGATCTCTATAATAAGTTGTGGACAATTCAGCAACAATCTATTGATTGGAAGCTATAG
- a CDS encoding patatin-like phospholipase family protein: MRIFRRKKNIGLAFGGGAVLGAAHIGVLKAIEEFNIPISYIAGTSIGAIISAFYAFGKNWEEMAILLKGLNWLDISRISLSQFGRLSNKKLGKLITDNLGDVTFDEACIPLAMIATDITSGEKVVLKSGNVAAAVMASSCIPGIFIPVEIDNRLLVDGELVENVPVTPLKDMGANFIISVDLFGKLKQKKPENIIEVLFKSFHIALETATKLQTEESDILIRPDLSPFNTFSVEQTDALIEIGYKEAKKIFTEKNIFSRAFL; encoded by the coding sequence ATGAGAATATTCAGGAGAAAGAAAAATATAGGACTAGCCTTTGGGGGAGGCGCCGTTCTTGGCGCTGCTCATATCGGGGTGTTAAAAGCAATCGAAGAGTTCAACATCCCCATCAGCTATATCGCTGGAACAAGCATTGGAGCAATCATCTCTGCCTTTTACGCCTTTGGCAAAAACTGGGAAGAAATGGCAATTCTTCTGAAAGGTCTGAACTGGCTGGACATTTCAAGAATCTCTCTTTCTCAATTCGGGCGGCTCTCAAATAAAAAACTTGGCAAACTCATAACAGACAATCTCGGAGATGTTACCTTTGACGAAGCCTGTATTCCCCTTGCGATGATAGCAACGGATATTACAAGCGGTGAAAAAGTGGTGCTTAAAAGTGGAAATGTGGCGGCTGCCGTAATGGCAAGCTCGTGTATCCCAGGTATTTTTATCCCTGTGGAAATAGACAATCGGCTCCTCGTTGACGGCGAACTTGTTGAAAATGTCCCGGTAACACCCCTTAAGGATATGGGAGCGAACTTCATCATCAGCGTTGATCTCTTTGGCAAATTAAAGCAAAAAAAACCGGAGAATATTATAGAAGTGCTATTCAAATCCTTCCACATCGCACTAGAAACCGCTACAAAACTGCAGACAGAGGAAAGCGATATTCTTATCAGGCCAGACCTTTCCCCTTTCAATACGTTCTCCGTTGAGCAAACCGATGCCTTAATTGAAATAGGTTACAAAGAAGCCAAAAAGATCTTTACAGAAAAAAATATCTTCAGTAGGGCTTTTCTATAG
- the metK gene encoding methionine adenosyltransferase, giving the protein MADRRFLITSESVTEGHPDKIADQISDGVLDAILADDPMGRVACETLVTTGLVLVAGEISTTTYVDIPKLTRDIVKEIGYTRAKYGFDGDTCAVITAIDEQSPDIAQGVNTALEARSQEEAREVELSRTGAGDQGMMVGYACNETEEYLPMPIAFAHRLARRVAQVRKDGTIPYLRPDGKTQVTLEYVDGHAIMADTIIVSVQHHPGATEAQIRGDIIEHVITPIIPEHLMKPETRILINPTGRFVKGGPMADSGLTGRKIIVDTYGGWVPHGGGAFSGKDPTKVDRSGAYMTRYAAKNVVAAGLAEKCLIQVAYAIGVAEPVSIMVDTYGTGKLSDEVLTDLVERHFDFRPAAMIRDLDLRRPQYRRLAAYGHMGRIDLDPLPAWEKTDRAGALARDARNL; this is encoded by the coding sequence ATGGCAGACAGAAGATTTTTAATTACGTCGGAATCAGTCACAGAGGGGCATCCAGACAAGATTGCAGATCAAATTTCTGATGGCGTGCTCGATGCAATTCTGGCTGATGATCCTATGGGGCGGGTAGCTTGCGAAACTCTCGTAACGACAGGATTGGTGTTAGTGGCTGGAGAGATTAGCACTACTACGTATGTGGATATTCCTAAACTTACTAGAGATATAGTGAAAGAAATCGGTTACACTCGAGCTAAATATGGTTTTGATGGCGATACGTGTGCTGTTATTACTGCCATTGACGAGCAATCTCCCGACATCGCTCAGGGCGTTAATACGGCTCTTGAGGCTCGAAGCCAGGAAGAGGCGAGAGAGGTAGAGCTCTCTAGAACAGGAGCTGGGGATCAGGGGATGATGGTGGGCTATGCATGTAATGAAACTGAAGAATACTTGCCCATGCCCATTGCCTTTGCCCATCGTTTGGCTCGGCGCGTGGCGCAGGTTCGAAAAGACGGAACCATCCCATACCTCCGTCCAGACGGAAAAACTCAGGTTACTCTTGAGTATGTTGATGGTCATGCCATTATGGCAGATACAATTATAGTGTCAGTTCAACACCATCCAGGAGCAACAGAAGCTCAAATCCGGGGAGACATTATAGAGCATGTTATTACCCCTATTATTCCAGAGCACCTGATGAAACCGGAGACGCGCATTCTTATTAACCCTACCGGTCGTTTTGTGAAGGGTGGCCCTATGGCTGATTCCGGCCTTACTGGGCGCAAGATTATTGTAGATACCTACGGTGGTTGGGTTCCTCATGGGGGAGGGGCTTTTTCAGGCAAAGACCCGACGAAAGTCGACCGCTCTGGCGCTTATATGACTCGCTATGCAGCGAAGAACGTAGTTGCAGCCGGGTTGGCTGAAAAATGTCTGATTCAGGTTGCCTATGCTATTGGAGTAGCTGAGCCAGTTTCAATTATGGTAGATACGTACGGGACAGGGAAGCTCTCTGACGAGGTGTTGACAGATCTTGTAGAGCGGCATTTTGATTTCAGGCCTGCCGCAATGATTCGAGACTTGGATTTGCGTCGCCCGCAATATCGTCGACTTGCCGCCTATGGCCATATGGGGCGTATTGATCTCGATCCCCTGCCTGCCTGGGAAAAAACCGATCGAGCTGGAGCTTTGGCTCGAGACGCTCGAAATCTTTAA
- a CDS encoding PQQ-binding-like beta-propeller repeat protein, protein MKKSYLLFLLVTLSIFTYNYVALASEVQPLWQFEASTPLTGTPAAANNTVYIGDEGGSVYALDGETGALIWQYLAGTSINGSPAMNDTTLFVGGTDGRIFALNRETGNLLWQTLVGTDLGPGAIWGSPIYGSDLLFAGSADGRIYAFDPTTGAVLWTFDTGRELRSTPLYHEGLLYVGDHTGKFHALDPKTGKRQWGGGSGGPIDTASTTWKGFIYFGSWDGRLSSVKIKGIIPQWKYNAGAAITTSAIPADGRLFFGTQNGVFHAIDAITGQRLWTFTLDGAVHANPVVDNGIVYIGTDTGKIIALSAANGQEEWAYQTGREILASPVVYNGILYVGSMDSKVYAFRIR, encoded by the coding sequence ATGAAAAAAAGTTACCTCCTTTTTTTGTTAGTTACTCTTTCTATCTTTACTTACAATTATGTTGCCTTGGCTTCGGAAGTTCAACCTCTTTGGCAATTTGAGGCCAGTACTCCTCTTACTGGAACGCCTGCCGCTGCAAACAACACCGTCTACATAGGTGATGAAGGTGGATCTGTCTACGCTCTAGATGGAGAGACAGGAGCTTTGATATGGCAATATCTAGCAGGGACATCTATCAACGGTTCTCCAGCTATGAACGATACCACTCTTTTTGTCGGGGGAACTGACGGAAGAATCTTTGCTCTCAATCGGGAAACAGGAAACTTGCTATGGCAAACTCTGGTCGGGACCGACTTGGGACCTGGCGCTATATGGGGATCTCCTATATACGGTTCTGATCTTCTCTTTGCAGGCAGTGCTGATGGGCGAATATATGCCTTTGACCCTACTACCGGTGCTGTTCTATGGACCTTCGATACCGGCAGGGAGCTCCGTTCCACACCTCTCTACCATGAAGGACTTCTCTACGTGGGAGATCATACAGGGAAATTTCATGCTCTTGACCCCAAAACAGGAAAAAGGCAGTGGGGCGGCGGATCTGGTGGCCCCATTGACACGGCCTCCACAACATGGAAGGGATTTATCTACTTTGGAAGCTGGGACGGTCGTCTTTCCTCAGTAAAAATAAAGGGGATCATCCCCCAGTGGAAGTACAATGCTGGCGCGGCTATTACTACATCAGCCATTCCTGCAGATGGACGGCTCTTTTTCGGAACTCAAAACGGAGTATTTCATGCTATAGACGCCATCACGGGGCAAAGGCTCTGGACCTTCACCCTTGATGGAGCTGTTCATGCAAATCCTGTAGTAGATAATGGGATTGTTTACATTGGAACAGATACGGGGAAAATTATTGCTCTCTCCGCAGCAAATGGGCAAGAAGAATGGGCCTATCAGACAGGACGGGAAATTCTTGCTTCTCCTGTTGTTTATAACGGAATTCTCTATGTTGGCAGCATGGATAGCAAGGTATACGCCTTCAGGATACGTTAA
- a CDS encoding HD domain-containing protein — translation MKVEHLILARKWFEDFVADFATPEGDLPHLLLLKKEHSYRVEANSGSLAAALEWEGDAVRIADVLGLLHDIGRFPQYRDYGTFSDGSSIDHGDAGVTILERSFPWSGISPSTKKILLEGIRYHNKMDIADTLSPEERTLCQLVRDADKIDILALIRQCIKEGKVQELSPGLKEDVPVSPDLLEDLVSTGKASYKKVHSLTDFLALQLSWVFDINYPQTFQMLEEAGSLSWIVDQLQKEKELLPFIEEAMKHVEAQLALL, via the coding sequence ATGAAGGTAGAGCATCTTATCCTTGCCCGAAAATGGTTTGAAGATTTTGTTGCGGATTTTGCCACTCCAGAAGGCGATCTTCCCCATCTGCTTCTTTTGAAAAAGGAACATAGTTATCGAGTGGAGGCGAATAGTGGTTCTCTCGCCGCAGCCCTTGAATGGGAAGGAGACGCAGTTCGCATAGCAGACGTTCTTGGGTTGCTCCATGATATAGGGCGATTCCCTCAATATCGAGACTATGGCACCTTTTCTGATGGAAGTTCTATAGATCACGGGGATGCAGGAGTAACCATCCTTGAACGTTCTTTCCCTTGGTCTGGAATCTCCCCCTCAACTAAAAAAATTCTTCTTGAAGGAATCCGTTACCATAACAAAATGGATATTGCAGACACGTTGTCTCCTGAGGAACGGACTCTATGCCAACTTGTAAGGGATGCGGATAAGATCGATATCCTAGCCTTAATTCGACAATGTATAAAAGAGGGGAAAGTACAGGAACTTTCCCCAGGACTGAAAGAGGATGTACCAGTCTCTCCAGATCTGTTGGAGGATTTAGTGTCTACTGGGAAAGCCTCTTATAAGAAAGTCCACTCATTAACAGATTTCCTTGCATTACAATTGAGTTGGGTATTCGATATCAATTACCCTCAAACATTTCAGATGCTTGAAGAAGCGGGAAGTCTCTCCTGGATTGTAGATCAGCTTCAAAAAGAGAAGGAGTTGCTTCCTTTTATCGAGGAAGCCATGAAGCATGTAGAGGCACAACTTGCCCTTTTATAG
- a CDS encoding chemotaxis protein CheW, protein MAEQQLVVFALGSEEFGIDISQVREIVRTQEITKIPQASNFIEGIVNLRGQIVPIVDLCKRFGIGNTTVEDDGQRRIIVVNMESQMVGILVDGVSEILRIPDGAVETPPQMIAMGMNQEFITGVAKVEKRLIIILDLNKVFSFEEQAELSEVETTA, encoded by the coding sequence ATGGCTGAACAACAATTAGTAGTGTTTGCTCTTGGCAGCGAAGAATTTGGCATCGACATCTCACAAGTACGAGAGATCGTCAGGACTCAGGAAATTACGAAAATTCCTCAAGCCTCGAATTTTATTGAAGGGATTGTAAACCTCCGCGGGCAGATTGTTCCTATCGTAGATTTATGCAAGCGTTTTGGAATTGGAAACACAACTGTGGAAGATGACGGACAGCGACGAATTATTGTTGTCAATATGGAATCTCAGATGGTAGGAATTCTCGTAGACGGGGTCAGTGAAATTCTGCGGATCCCAGACGGCGCAGTAGAGACACCTCCCCAAATGATCGCCATGGGAATGAATCAGGAATTTATTACCGGTGTTGCTAAAGTTGAGAAACGCCTGATCATCATTCTTGATCTTAACAAGGTTTTTTCTTTTGAAGAGCAAGCGGAGCTTAGCGAAGTAGAAACCACCGCATAA
- the yedE gene encoding YedE family putative selenium transporter, which yields MKSLNSLLMSRIGPIITGGVVGLLAALLVHWGNPGNMGICVACFTRDIAGALGLHRAAVVQYIRPEIAGFILGSFISALAYREYVPRSGSSPVIRFFLGMFAMIGALVFLGCPWRAYLRLAGGDWNAIAGIAGLVAGIGIGIVFLWKGFSLGRSYESAKPSGLFMPIAAVALLVLLIMAPTFGPEGSGPIFFSEKGPGAAHAPLMVALAVGLIVGWMAQRSRFCTVGAIRDLIMLRDAHLFNGVLAFIVVAFVANMALGQFHPGFEGQPVAHSNALWNFMGMVVSGLAFTLAGGCPGRQFIMSGEGDGDAAVFVLGMLVGAAFSHNFNLASSPAGTGAFGPSSVIVGFIFCLAVGFMMRERLD from the coding sequence ATGAAAAGTCTTAATTCCCTTCTCATGTCTCGCATTGGACCTATCATCACAGGCGGGGTTGTTGGGCTTCTTGCCGCTCTTCTGGTGCATTGGGGAAATCCGGGCAACATGGGAATCTGTGTCGCATGTTTTACCAGAGATATAGCTGGTGCTCTAGGGCTTCATCGGGCAGCTGTGGTTCAGTATATTCGTCCGGAAATAGCCGGCTTTATTCTCGGCTCTTTCATTTCAGCTCTTGCGTATCGCGAATATGTTCCTCGCAGCGGGTCTTCTCCAGTGATCCGTTTCTTTTTGGGCATGTTTGCGATGATAGGGGCTTTAGTTTTTCTTGGTTGCCCATGGAGAGCGTATCTCCGGTTAGCCGGAGGAGATTGGAATGCCATTGCTGGCATTGCCGGTCTTGTTGCGGGCATAGGTATTGGTATTGTTTTCTTGTGGAAGGGCTTTAGTCTGGGGCGTTCTTATGAGTCAGCGAAACCATCAGGCCTGTTTATGCCCATAGCAGCTGTGGCTCTTCTTGTTTTGCTTATTATGGCGCCAACTTTTGGTCCTGAAGGTTCTGGCCCTATCTTTTTTTCGGAGAAGGGCCCGGGGGCAGCTCATGCTCCTCTTATGGTGGCTCTTGCTGTAGGCCTTATTGTTGGATGGATGGCGCAGAGGAGCCGTTTCTGTACAGTAGGAGCTATTCGTGATCTTATTATGTTGCGAGATGCTCATCTATTTAACGGAGTTTTGGCTTTTATCGTCGTAGCTTTTGTGGCGAATATGGCATTAGGACAGTTTCATCCTGGCTTTGAGGGACAGCCTGTGGCTCATTCCAATGCTCTTTGGAACTTTATGGGGATGGTTGTGTCTGGCCTGGCCTTTACGTTGGCAGGCGGATGCCCTGGCCGTCAGTTTATTATGAGTGGCGAAGGTGATGGCGATGCTGCTGTTTTTGTGCTTGGAATGCTTGTTGGTGCGGCATTTAGCCACAACTTCAATTTGGCTAGCTCTCCTGCAGGGACAGGCGCCTTTGGTCCATCTTCGGTTATAGTCGGCTTCATTTTCTGTCTCGCCGTTGGATTTATGATGCGAGAGAGATTGGATTAG
- a CDS encoding sulfurtransferase TusA family protein has translation MSESRIVDARGLSCPQPVLETRKVLKDLTGGRVEILVDTVTSRENVARFGRSQKWNVAIDEFEGGYKVILTK, from the coding sequence ATGAGCGAATCTCGTATTGTTGATGCTCGAGGCCTTTCTTGTCCCCAGCCAGTTCTTGAGACGCGGAAAGTTCTTAAAGATTTGACTGGTGGCCGGGTGGAAATATTAGTAGACACTGTAACATCTCGGGAAAATGTGGCTCGTTTTGGGCGAAGCCAGAAATGGAACGTTGCCATCGACGAATTTGAAGGTGGATATAAAGTGATTCTTACGAAGTAA
- a CDS encoding NAD(P)H-dependent flavin oxidoreductase, which produces MLLSRSIPVLKVGKYQPRYPLVQGGMGVAISGPNLAGHVARYGGVGTIASVGLACTEPYYNGHNYFEANQRAVKEGLIRAREITGESGVLAVNCMVALTDYELHVRAACEGGVNIIISGAGLPIKLPDYTKDFPDVALVPIVSSTKAASLLARRWERLYHRLPDGFVVETPLYAGGHLGVTKMEQVENPEFSLDVVIPELVEYLEKELKAPIPIIAAGGIWTREDVEHAFDLGASGVQMGTRFACTFEGDASDRFKQAYIDATEDDVVIIQSPAGLPGRAIRSPFIEKYLNGEVGRKPCIANCLTHCRYRTEKKTFCIAQALMDAYFGNWEEGLFFCGSNVTKITKMEHVADIIEELFGSNEGNE; this is translated from the coding sequence ATGTTGTTGAGCCGTTCCATTCCTGTTTTAAAAGTGGGAAAGTATCAGCCGCGTTACCCCCTGGTTCAGGGGGGGATGGGCGTCGCTATATCCGGCCCGAATTTGGCGGGACATGTGGCGCGTTATGGAGGGGTCGGCACGATTGCCAGTGTAGGGTTAGCCTGTACTGAACCTTATTACAACGGTCATAACTATTTTGAGGCTAATCAGAGAGCGGTCAAAGAGGGGCTCATACGAGCTCGAGAGATTACAGGAGAGTCGGGCGTTCTCGCTGTCAACTGCATGGTGGCCCTTACTGACTATGAACTCCACGTGCGAGCTGCGTGCGAGGGCGGAGTCAATATTATTATTTCAGGAGCTGGGTTGCCCATCAAGCTTCCTGACTATACCAAGGATTTCCCCGATGTAGCGCTCGTTCCTATTGTCAGCTCTACGAAGGCTGCGAGTCTTCTGGCCCGTCGGTGGGAACGTTTGTACCATCGTCTTCCTGATGGCTTTGTAGTGGAAACGCCTCTTTACGCAGGAGGACACCTTGGGGTAACAAAAATGGAGCAAGTAGAGAATCCAGAATTTTCCCTGGATGTAGTAATACCAGAGTTAGTAGAGTATTTAGAGAAAGAGCTGAAAGCTCCGATTCCTATTATTGCTGCAGGAGGAATCTGGACAAGGGAAGATGTGGAACATGCTTTTGATCTTGGTGCCAGTGGCGTGCAAATGGGAACCCGTTTCGCCTGTACTTTTGAAGGGGATGCATCAGATCGTTTTAAGCAGGCATATATTGACGCTACAGAAGATGATGTTGTGATTATTCAGAGTCCAGCAGGTCTTCCGGGCCGAGCCATTCGGTCTCCCTTCATAGAGAAGTACTTAAACGGCGAAGTAGGGAGAAAACCGTGTATTGCTAACTGTCTAACCCATTGCCGTTATCGTACGGAGAAAAAGACATTCTGCATTGCGCAAGCCCTTATGGATGCCTACTTCGGTAATTGGGAAGAAGGATTATTTTTCTGTGGCTCCAATGTGACGAAAATTACCAAGATGGAACATGTAGCAGATATTATTGAAGAACTTTTTGGATCAAACGAGGGGAATGAGTAA